Proteins encoded within one genomic window of Armatimonadota bacterium:
- the hisZ gene encoding ATP phosphoribosyltransferase regulatory subunit, with amino-acid sequence MRLPDVIPPRWQQVPPGLPDLGPVEAARRSALCDLLRREFRLWGYQEVAPPTLEYLETFTRGAGAGTADRLFKLTDRGGELLALRPDFTLPLARLAATRLLPASGRPLRLAYVGSVFRGQEEGQGRLREFTQAGVELLGEEVLDADAEVIALAASCLRRAGAAGAVLHIGHLDFIDEALLPLPPHLREEVRDHLYRKAFVELDTLDLPPALRRLLRALPDLRGPDVLQRARPLASSPRGVRALEELGALMERLGEYGVGDLVGIDLGIIRDFGYYTGVVFEAYGAGSGYPLLGGGRYDRLLERFGTPAAATGFAVGVERVLSTIPDGVTPSAEVIVLGAGGPPARAATLHFAASLRARGLAVALAFRQGWEEAVRGAEAAAVRWVVQVGEDGARVLDRDAGREERLSLPGALRAIAGPEDVGPRGAVGRAG; translated from the coding sequence ATGCGCCTGCCTGACGTCATCCCACCCCGCTGGCAGCAGGTTCCGCCTGGCCTGCCCGACCTGGGACCTGTTGAGGCAGCGCGGCGCAGCGCCCTGTGCGACCTCCTGCGCCGGGAGTTCCGTCTCTGGGGGTACCAGGAGGTGGCGCCGCCGACGCTGGAGTACCTGGAGACCTTCACCCGCGGCGCGGGGGCGGGGACGGCCGACCGGCTCTTCAAGCTCACCGACCGCGGGGGCGAGCTGCTGGCGCTGCGCCCCGATTTTACCCTTCCCCTGGCCCGCCTGGCAGCCACCCGTCTCCTCCCGGCCAGCGGTCGGCCCTTGCGGCTGGCCTACGTGGGGTCGGTCTTCCGCGGCCAGGAAGAGGGGCAGGGGCGTCTGCGGGAGTTCACGCAGGCGGGGGTGGAGTTGCTGGGCGAGGAGGTGCTGGATGCCGACGCGGAGGTCATCGCCCTGGCCGCATCGTGCCTGCGCCGGGCCGGCGCCGCCGGGGCGGTCCTGCACATCGGCCACCTGGACTTCATCGATGAGGCCCTACTCCCACTGCCTCCCCACCTGCGGGAGGAGGTGCGCGACCACCTCTACCGCAAGGCGTTCGTCGAGCTCGATACCCTGGACCTCCCCCCGGCGCTGCGGCGGTTGCTGCGCGCGCTCCCCGACCTGCGCGGTCCGGACGTGCTGCAGCGAGCCAGGCCCCTGGCTTCCTCGCCACGCGGCGTCCGTGCCCTGGAGGAGCTGGGCGCGCTGATGGAGCGCCTGGGGGAGTACGGAGTCGGGGACCTGGTCGGGATCGACCTGGGCATCATCCGCGACTTCGGCTACTACACCGGGGTCGTGTTCGAAGCTTACGGCGCTGGCAGCGGCTATCCCCTGCTGGGGGGAGGCCGCTACGACCGCCTCCTGGAGCGGTTCGGCACGCCTGCCGCGGCCACCGGGTTCGCGGTGGGGGTGGAGCGTGTTCTCTCCACCATCCCTGACGGGGTAACGCCGTCGGCTGAGGTTATCGTGCTGGGCGCTGGCGGACCACCCGCCCGTGCTGCCACGCTGCACTTCGCCGCCAGCCTGCGCGCCCGGGGCCTGGCTGTCGCGCTGGCGTTCCGCCAGGGGTGGGAAGAGGCGGTGCGCGGTGCGGAGGCGGCTGCCGTGCGCTGGGTGGTGCAGGTGGGGGAGGACGGCGCGCGGGTGCTGGACCGCGACGCCGGGCGCGAGGAGCGCCTCTCTCTCCCCGGGGCGTTGCGGGCGATCGCGGGGCCGGAGGATGTCGGCCCCAGGGGAGCCGTCGGCCGTGCGGGATGA
- a CDS encoding YerC/YecD family TrpR-related protein: MRTPRVNPKLKDPLVDRFCQALLSLRSVAECYRFLEDVCTVGEVKAMAARLEIARLLFEGHTYEEVGQRTGASSATISRVRRFLEYGADGYRLVLTRMGVRPRPPGPR, translated from the coding sequence ATGCGCACCCCCCGCGTCAACCCCAAGCTCAAGGACCCGCTGGTGGACCGCTTCTGCCAGGCCCTGCTCAGCCTGCGCTCGGTGGCGGAGTGCTACCGCTTCCTGGAGGATGTGTGCACGGTCGGCGAGGTGAAGGCGATGGCCGCCCGGCTGGAGATCGCCCGTCTACTGTTCGAGGGCCACACGTACGAAGAGGTGGGCCAGCGCACCGGAGCCAGCAGTGCCACCATCAGCCGCGTCCGCCGCTTCCTGGAGTACGGCGCTGACGGCTACCGGCTGGTGCTCACGCGGATGGGGGTACGCCCGCGCCCGCCTGGCCCCCGCTAG
- the lepB gene encoding signal peptidase I — translation MTDPTPGDREDTRRRITVISWWVRDLLATRRPWGRIRSGLAASHPWWRRARATVVETAKTLLIAFLLAQLIMVSVAQAFQVEQYSMEPTLLPHDRVLVSKFIYRLREPARGDVIVLRYPRNPERNYIKRVIGLPGETIAIRQGTLYVNGQPIREDYLNGETVGDFGPVTVPLDSVFVMGDNRNNSEDSRAFGPLKRTLIVGQAILIYWPPQRLRLIAGR, via the coding sequence ATGACCGACCCGACACCCGGCGACCGCGAGGACACCCGCCGCCGCATCACCGTCATCTCCTGGTGGGTGCGGGACCTGCTGGCCACCCGCCGGCCCTGGGGGCGGATCCGGAGCGGGCTAGCGGCGAGCCACCCCTGGTGGCGGCGCGCCCGGGCCACCGTCGTCGAGACGGCAAAGACCCTGCTCATCGCCTTCCTCCTGGCCCAGCTGATCATGGTCTCCGTGGCCCAGGCTTTCCAGGTGGAGCAGTACTCCATGGAACCCACCCTGCTGCCACACGACCGGGTGCTGGTGAGCAAGTTCATCTACCGGCTGCGCGAGCCGGCCCGGGGCGATGTAATCGTCCTGCGCTACCCGCGAAATCCGGAACGGAACTACATCAAGCGGGTGATCGGCCTGCCCGGTGAGACCATCGCCATCCGGCAGGGAACCCTCTATGTGAACGGCCAGCCCATCCGGGAGGATTACCTGAACGGCGAGACCGTGGGAGACTTCGGCCCGGTCACCGTGCCGCTGGATTCCGTCTTCGTCATGGGCGACAACCGCAACAACAGCGAGGACAGCCGGGCCTTCGGCCCGCTGAAGCGGACCCTGATCGTGGGCCAGGCGATCCTCATCTACTGGCCGCCGCAGCGCCTGCGCCTGATCGCCGGACGGTAA
- a CDS encoding cation transporting ATPase C-terminal domain-containing protein, whose product MTISSDRVDADWIERPRRWDMGFIRRFMFTFGLVSSVFDYLTFGVLLWLLHAGPAEFRTGWFVESVVSATLIVLVVRTRGSFLRSRPGRALLSATLAVAAATLAIPYTPLGTAFGFVPLLPLFLGLMGLIVLGYVVSAELAKRWFYRGVHH is encoded by the coding sequence ATGACGATCTCGTCCGATCGGGTGGATGCTGACTGGATTGAGCGGCCACGTCGCTGGGACATGGGCTTCATCCGCCGATTCATGTTCACGTTCGGGCTCGTCAGCTCCGTGTTCGACTACCTGACGTTTGGCGTGCTGCTCTGGCTGCTGCACGCGGGGCCGGCGGAGTTCCGGACCGGATGGTTCGTCGAATCTGTGGTATCGGCAACGCTCATCGTGCTCGTGGTGCGCACACGCGGGAGTTTCCTTCGCAGTCGGCCAGGGCGCGCGCTGTTGAGCGCAACGCTTGCGGTGGCCGCCGCGACGCTGGCGATCCCCTACACCCCGCTCGGTACAGCCTTCGGCTTCGTCCCGTTGCTACCGCTCTTTCTCGGGCTGATGGGGTTGATCGTTCTGGGTTACGTTGTGAGCGCGGAGTTGGCGAAACGCTGGTTCTACAGGGGTGTGCACCATTGA
- a CDS encoding HAD-IC family P-type ATPase, translated as MMSLETPDVLRSFWSMPTADVMSALQSSPSGLTAETAAARLARTGPNVLGERKRSDIPTLLLRQVTSPLVLLLIAAAVLSFALQDSTDGTIILGIVGVSALLGFWQERGAARVVEKLLATIAVKATVLRDGRQTEIAVDELVPGDVVLITAGSRIPADCLLLAGQDLFVDEASLTGESFPVEKTAGTAPPDAPLARRDNVLFMGTHVVSGSGRALVVNTGKSTQFAAIAARLRLRPTETEFEKGVRRFGYLLMEITLVLVIAIFAFNVYLHRPVLDSFLFALALAVGLTPQLLPAIISVNLASGARRMARQGVIVKRLAAIENFGSMDVLCSDKTGTLTEGRVHVHAVLDTRGNESERVLLHAFVNASYETAFSNPIDSAIRAHRAFSLDGWRKLDEVPYDFVRKRLSVLAEHDGRVVLITKGALTNVLAACTVAERGDGTTVPLAEVRPEIERRFAALSAEGYRTLGVALREIGSPETIGRDSEHDMTFLGLLVLEDPPKRGIEATLTSLARLGVKLKVITGDNKFVAARVGAQVGLPDPRVLTGSEVRALSDDALPVAAAKTDIFAEVEPNQKERIIRALRKVGHVVGYMGEGSMTLRRCMRRTFPSRYNRRWTWRRRRPISFSSSRTSRCWRPGCARDAVRSPIHSNTCSWRPAPISATCSVWPAPPSCFRFCRCCQSRSC; from the coding sequence ATGATGTCGTTAGAGACGCCAGATGTGTTGCGTTCGTTCTGGAGCATGCCGACTGCGGACGTGATGTCCGCACTACAATCGTCGCCCAGTGGTCTCACGGCGGAAACCGCCGCCGCACGCCTTGCCCGCACCGGGCCGAACGTGCTTGGGGAGCGCAAACGCTCCGATATACCAACGTTGTTGCTTCGCCAGGTCACCAGCCCTCTCGTCCTGCTCCTGATCGCCGCAGCGGTGCTGTCCTTCGCGCTGCAAGACTCCACAGACGGGACCATCATCCTGGGCATTGTGGGAGTGAGCGCGCTGCTCGGCTTCTGGCAGGAACGTGGCGCTGCCAGGGTGGTCGAGAAGTTGTTGGCGACAATCGCGGTGAAGGCCACCGTTTTACGCGATGGGCGTCAGACCGAGATAGCCGTGGACGAATTGGTGCCGGGCGACGTGGTGCTGATTACCGCTGGTTCACGTATCCCGGCCGATTGCCTACTGCTCGCCGGGCAGGACCTGTTCGTGGACGAAGCCTCACTCACCGGGGAGAGCTTTCCAGTGGAGAAGACCGCCGGTACGGCCCCTCCAGATGCGCCGCTGGCCCGGCGCGACAACGTCCTCTTCATGGGGACGCACGTGGTCAGTGGCAGTGGAAGGGCCCTGGTCGTTAACACCGGGAAGTCGACCCAATTTGCCGCGATCGCCGCGCGGTTGCGTCTGCGCCCGACCGAAACGGAGTTCGAAAAGGGTGTACGCCGCTTCGGCTACCTGCTGATGGAGATCACGCTGGTGCTGGTGATCGCCATCTTCGCCTTCAACGTCTACCTCCATCGGCCAGTTCTCGACTCCTTCCTCTTCGCCCTGGCGCTCGCGGTGGGGCTCACGCCGCAGTTGCTGCCCGCTATCATCAGCGTGAATCTGGCGAGTGGTGCCCGCCGGATGGCGAGACAGGGCGTCATCGTCAAGCGGCTGGCTGCGATCGAAAACTTCGGCAGCATGGATGTCCTCTGTTCCGACAAGACGGGCACACTCACCGAGGGCCGGGTGCACGTCCACGCCGTGCTCGACACGAGGGGGAACGAGAGCGAGCGCGTGCTGCTGCATGCCTTCGTGAATGCCTCATACGAGACGGCATTCAGCAATCCGATCGATTCGGCAATCCGCGCCCATCGCGCCTTCTCGCTCGACGGCTGGCGCAAGCTCGACGAAGTACCCTACGACTTCGTGCGCAAGCGCCTGAGCGTGCTCGCCGAGCACGATGGGCGCGTTGTCCTGATCACGAAAGGCGCGTTGACGAACGTGCTTGCTGCCTGCACCGTAGCCGAGCGGGGAGACGGCACGACTGTCCCGCTCGCCGAAGTGCGCCCAGAGATCGAACGTCGTTTTGCAGCCCTCAGCGCCGAGGGATACCGCACACTCGGCGTCGCGCTGCGGGAGATCGGGTCACCCGAAACGATCGGCCGTGACTCCGAGCACGATATGACCTTCCTGGGCCTTCTCGTGCTTGAAGATCCGCCAAAGCGGGGCATCGAGGCCACGTTGACGTCGCTGGCTCGGCTGGGCGTAAAGCTGAAAGTGATCACCGGAGATAACAAGTTCGTCGCCGCCCGCGTGGGTGCGCAGGTCGGGCTGCCCGACCCACGAGTCCTGACCGGCTCCGAGGTGCGTGCCCTGAGCGACGACGCATTGCCGGTCGCTGCGGCGAAGACGGATATTTTTGCTGAAGTGGAGCCCAATCAGAAAGAGCGGATCATCCGTGCGCTGCGCAAGGTCGGGCACGTGGTGGGCTATATGGGCGAGGGATCAATGACGCTCCGGCGCTGCATGCGGCGGACGTTTCCATCACGGTACAACAGGCGGTGGACGTGGCGAAGGAGGCGGCCGATATCGTTCTCCTCGAGCCGGACCTCGCGGTGCTGGAGGCCGGGGTGCGCGAGGGACGCCGTACGTTCGCCAATACACTCAAATACGTGTTCATGGCGACCAGCGCCAATCTCGGCAACATGTTCAGTATGGCCGGCGCCTCCCTCCTGCTTCCGTTTCTGCCGCTGCTGCCAAAGCAGATCTTGCTGA
- a CDS encoding long-chain fatty acid--CoA ligase, with protein MDALETGSRPWHRFYESGVPTSLDFPRFPIYGFLQRTVQRFPSTVALILVSAHPPFDCRLTYARLDDLSDRFAASLVRRGLRKGERVVISLPNLPQYVIAAYGVWKAGGVVVQVNPLYRGNDLAFILKDSGARFAVVFARFFPYVLEVLPHTALEAVIVTRVHDFFPPLFRLLYGLTRAKKEGDVFPHEQKVVPFTSLLRGPRLRRPVEVAQEDLAMLQYTGGTTGLSKGAMLSHRNLVCNLTQARVWVTDLKEGQERILSVVPFFHVYGVTLCMNLAVAVAATNIMILMPGFVARTTAEVAHRYRPTIFPGAPPIYLAINQLKDVQRYDLRSIRNCVSGSSSLPVEVQKRFEELTGARLVEGYGLSEASPLTHANPLAGVRKVGSIGVPVPGTDARIVAPEGGERELKAGEMGELVIRGPQVMMGYWNNPRETAQALRGGWLYTGDIARMDEDGFFFIGDRKKDMVNIGGLKVFPREVEEVLYQHPRVREAAVVGISSRVRGEMLVAHVVPKDGQDARALRRELRDFCAARLAPYKVPRRIEIVQEIPKTVGIPKALRRVIREREQARGDEPGEEEP; from the coding sequence ATGGACGCCTTAGAGACCGGCAGCCGCCCCTGGCACAGGTTCTACGAAAGCGGGGTTCCCACCTCGCTGGACTTTCCACGGTTTCCCATCTATGGGTTCCTGCAGCGCACGGTGCAGCGCTTTCCTTCAACCGTGGCCCTCATTCTGGTGAGCGCGCATCCACCCTTTGACTGCCGCCTCACCTACGCCCGGCTTGATGACCTCTCCGATCGCTTCGCCGCCTCCTTGGTCCGTCGTGGCCTGCGCAAGGGAGAGCGGGTGGTCATCTCCCTGCCGAATCTGCCGCAGTACGTGATCGCCGCCTACGGCGTCTGGAAGGCGGGGGGCGTGGTGGTGCAGGTCAATCCGCTCTACCGGGGCAACGATCTGGCGTTCATCCTCAAGGACTCGGGCGCGCGTTTTGCCGTGGTCTTCGCCCGCTTCTTTCCCTACGTCCTGGAGGTCCTGCCCCACACCGCGCTGGAGGCGGTTATCGTCACCCGCGTGCACGACTTCTTCCCGCCCCTCTTCCGCCTGCTCTACGGGCTGACCAGGGCAAAGAAGGAGGGCGATGTCTTCCCCCATGAGCAGAAGGTCGTCCCCTTTACCTCCCTGCTGCGGGGGCCACGCTTGCGACGCCCGGTGGAGGTGGCGCAAGAGGACCTAGCGATGCTGCAGTACACCGGCGGCACCACGGGGCTGTCCAAGGGCGCCATGCTCAGCCACCGCAACCTGGTCTGCAACCTGACCCAGGCCCGAGTCTGGGTCACCGACCTGAAGGAAGGCCAGGAACGCATCCTCTCCGTCGTTCCGTTCTTCCACGTCTACGGCGTCACCCTCTGCATGAACCTGGCCGTGGCGGTGGCGGCCACCAATATCATGATCCTCATGCCGGGGTTTGTCGCCCGCACCACCGCGGAGGTGGCCCACAGATACAGGCCCACCATCTTCCCCGGCGCGCCGCCCATCTACCTGGCGATCAACCAGCTCAAGGATGTGCAGCGGTACGATCTCCGCTCCATCCGCAACTGCGTCTCCGGCTCCAGCTCGCTGCCGGTAGAGGTGCAGAAGCGGTTCGAGGAGCTGACCGGCGCGCGGCTGGTAGAAGGCTACGGGCTCTCCGAAGCCTCCCCCCTGACGCACGCCAATCCTCTGGCCGGGGTGCGCAAGGTGGGCAGCATCGGTGTCCCCGTACCCGGCACCGATGCCAGGATTGTGGCTCCGGAGGGCGGTGAGCGGGAGCTGAAGGCAGGGGAGATGGGCGAGCTGGTGATCCGTGGCCCGCAGGTGATGATGGGCTACTGGAACAACCCGCGGGAGACGGCGCAGGCGCTGCGCGGCGGCTGGCTGTACACCGGGGACATCGCCCGCATGGACGAGGACGGATTCTTCTTCATCGGGGACCGCAAGAAGGACATGGTGAACATAGGCGGCCTGAAGGTCTTCCCCCGCGAGGTGGAGGAGGTGCTCTACCAGCACCCCCGGGTGCGGGAGGCGGCGGTGGTGGGGATCTCTTCCCGGGTACGCGGCGAGATGCTGGTTGCCCACGTGGTGCCCAAGGACGGTCAGGACGCGCGGGCGCTGCGGCGGGAGCTGCGCGACTTCTGTGCGGCGCGGCTGGCCCCCTACAAGGTGCCGCGCCGCATCGAGATCGTGCAGGAGATCCCCAAGACGGTGGGCATCCCCAAGGCCCTGCGGCGGGTGATCCGGGAACGGGAGCAGGCCAGGGGGGATGAACCAGGCGAGGAGGAGCCCTAG
- a CDS encoding ABC transporter permease: MRLVISYFAVRTLELARLPAYVMPTLIFPAMIFVFFAVPQARDPSAANLGMASFIAFAVLGVAFFQFGVGIASERRSPWETYLRTLAVTPLSRFLSRVLSALAFAVAAGGIVVLTAVILTPVRLSIQGWLRLGAAVLAGSVPFAFLGISLGYWAHPRGALPLANLLYLLLSYAGGLWVRPHSLPAAVARLSPLLPTRLYGEVVWSAALEIPWRADHWFWLGAYALLFAFLAVAGYLRDEGERYR, translated from the coding sequence ATGCGACTGGTGATTAGCTACTTCGCGGTCCGGACTCTGGAGCTGGCCCGCCTTCCCGCCTACGTAATGCCCACGTTGATCTTTCCTGCCATGATCTTCGTGTTCTTCGCCGTGCCGCAGGCCAGGGACCCGTCTGCGGCCAACCTGGGAATGGCCTCATTCATCGCCTTTGCCGTCCTCGGTGTTGCCTTCTTCCAGTTCGGCGTGGGTATCGCCAGCGAGCGCCGCTCCCCCTGGGAGACGTACCTTCGCACGCTGGCGGTCACCCCGCTGAGCCGCTTCCTCAGCCGCGTCCTCTCCGCGCTGGCCTTCGCCGTTGCTGCCGGCGGCATCGTCGTCCTGACCGCGGTCATCCTGACCCCGGTGCGTCTCAGCATCCAGGGCTGGCTGCGTCTGGGAGCGGCTGTGCTGGCCGGGAGCGTTCCATTCGCCTTCCTCGGCATCAGCCTGGGCTACTGGGCCCATCCCCGGGGCGCCCTGCCCCTGGCCAACCTCCTCTACCTCCTGCTTTCCTACGCGGGGGGCCTGTGGGTGCGGCCGCACAGCCTGCCCGCGGCGGTGGCCAGGCTCTCGCCCCTGCTTCCCACCAGGCTTTACGGTGAGGTGGTGTGGAGCGCGGCCCTGGAGATCCCCTGGCGCGCCGACCACTGGTTCTGGCTGGGCGCCTATGCGCTGCTCTTCGCGTTCCTGGCCGTCGCCGGCTACCTCCGTGACGAAGGGGAGAGGTATCGGTAA
- a CDS encoding ATP-binding cassette domain-containing protein, which translates to MGRRSVFLVSVAVQTLLAAWLLRAGHVATDVGARPVGLSLFSGVLVGAGVFFILSSAPGLASGLKRGPWTRLVPQVLFFVFRAGTEEVLWRGFALIWLMAAAGPVVGFLGAVLAFALAHRYFQGLPGVAVHAFTGTAFASSFLATGSLAAAVGAHAAYNTLVVLHRSGQGGRAAAQPSVPPVTTHSSAGSAGLQQPGQPARPGGVPVAELDHVSRRFGRIQAVDGVTLALHPGEVLLLLGPNGAGKTTAISILVGLRRPDQGRARLFGLDPRLHHARRALGVMLQEVAFPPTLRVGEIVDLVRGHYPRPLPREEVLRLVGLSALERRQVGGLSGGQRRRLGLALAFAGAPRVVVLDEPTVGLDVESRRHVWQVIRRYAQEGGAVLLTSHFLYEAEALATRVAVIDRGHIIVDSTVEAIKARVGLKRVRLRAGGLPALPGVARLDRSGDVYTIYTADADRLVRALVASGVAFRDLEVRSTDLEEAFLALTGGTDATGD; encoded by the coding sequence ATGGGTAGGCGGTCGGTCTTCCTGGTCAGCGTCGCGGTGCAGACGCTACTTGCGGCGTGGTTGCTGCGGGCCGGGCACGTGGCGACCGACGTGGGCGCGCGGCCTGTGGGCCTCTCCCTGTTCAGCGGAGTCCTGGTGGGGGCCGGAGTCTTCTTTATCCTCTCATCGGCACCGGGGCTGGCCAGTGGGCTGAAGCGCGGGCCATGGACGCGGCTTGTCCCCCAGGTCCTCTTCTTCGTCTTCCGCGCCGGCACGGAGGAGGTCCTCTGGCGCGGGTTTGCTCTCATATGGCTCATGGCCGCGGCGGGGCCCGTGGTCGGATTCCTGGGCGCGGTCCTGGCATTCGCCCTTGCGCACAGGTACTTCCAGGGGTTGCCCGGCGTCGCCGTGCACGCCTTCACCGGCACGGCATTTGCTTCCTCGTTTCTGGCGACGGGCAGCCTCGCCGCCGCCGTGGGGGCGCATGCCGCATACAACACGCTGGTGGTCCTCCACCGCAGTGGGCAGGGAGGGCGGGCGGCCGCGCAGCCCTCCGTCCCCCCCGTCACCACCCATTCCTCCGCCGGCTCGGCGGGTCTGCAGCAGCCCGGACAGCCCGCGCGGCCCGGAGGCGTCCCGGTGGCCGAGCTGGACCACGTGTCCAGACGTTTCGGCCGGATCCAGGCGGTGGACGGGGTCACGCTCGCCCTGCACCCGGGAGAGGTGCTCCTGCTCCTGGGGCCCAACGGAGCCGGCAAGACTACAGCCATCAGTATCCTGGTCGGCCTGCGTCGCCCTGATCAGGGAAGAGCCCGTCTCTTCGGCCTGGATCCTCGCCTCCACCATGCGCGTCGCGCGCTGGGGGTGATGCTCCAGGAGGTCGCCTTTCCCCCGACGCTGCGCGTGGGTGAGATCGTCGACCTGGTGCGCGGCCACTATCCCCGCCCTCTGCCCAGGGAGGAGGTGCTGAGGCTGGTGGGGCTGTCGGCGCTTGAGCGGAGGCAGGTCGGAGGGCTGAGTGGGGGGCAGCGCCGCCGTCTGGGGTTAGCCCTGGCCTTCGCTGGGGCTCCGCGTGTGGTGGTCCTCGACGAACCCACGGTAGGGCTGGATGTGGAGAGCCGCCGCCACGTCTGGCAGGTGATCCGGCGGTACGCCCAAGAGGGTGGGGCGGTGCTCCTGACGAGCCACTTCCTGTACGAGGCGGAGGCGCTGGCCACGCGCGTGGCCGTCATCGATCGAGGCCATATCATCGTCGACAGTACTGTGGAGGCCATCAAGGCCCGCGTGGGCCTGAAGCGGGTGCGGTTGAGGGCCGGGGGGCTTCCGGCGTTGCCCGGCGTGGCCCGCCTGGACAGAAGCGGAGACGTCTACACCATTTACACGGCGGATGCTGACCGGCTGGTCAGGGCGCTGGTTGCTTCGGGGGTGGCCTTTCGAGACCTGGAGGTCCGTTCCACCGACCTGGAAGAAGCCTTCCTGGCCCTTACGGGAGGGACCGATGCGACTGGTGATTAG
- a CDS encoding SagB/ThcOx family dehydrogenase, with the protein MSQARGSPTLNVARLLHGREGPDPLDPAEEFHEASKLYRSTLAREMMGTWLFAANHEVLVTQARAVKRYPHLPLVPLPAPELPEVPLGGVLQTRRSCRAFSPLAALSGRDLAALLFAGYGLTLTRPVGHGFSFRTAPSGGALYPLEFYLAVGRSGGVSPGLYHYDPSRHGLEVLGAPDVFDRLAGCLVQPDVASGAAAILVVTALFWRSRLKYGLRGYRFALLEAGHAAQNVLLMAEALHLGAVPIGGFFDSEVELLLEIDGVNESVLYVIALGRPAPAADRDG; encoded by the coding sequence ATGTCGCAGGCCCGGGGGAGTCCCACCCTCAACGTGGCCAGGCTGCTTCACGGGCGTGAAGGCCCCGACCCCCTGGACCCGGCCGAGGAGTTTCATGAAGCGTCCAAACTCTACCGGTCTACTCTCGCCCGTGAGATGATGGGCACCTGGCTCTTCGCCGCAAATCACGAGGTGCTGGTGACACAGGCCCGCGCCGTGAAGCGCTACCCCCACCTGCCGCTTGTCCCCCTGCCCGCACCCGAGCTGCCGGAGGTGCCGCTGGGAGGAGTGCTGCAGACCCGCCGGAGCTGCCGCGCCTTCTCGCCCCTGGCGGCGCTCAGCGGGCGTGACCTGGCGGCGCTGCTCTTCGCTGGCTACGGCCTCACCCTGACCCGTCCGGTAGGCCACGGCTTTAGCTTCCGCACCGCGCCCTCAGGGGGCGCGCTCTACCCTTTGGAGTTCTATCTCGCCGTGGGCCGCTCGGGGGGCGTCTCTCCGGGACTGTACCACTACGACCCATCCCGCCACGGTCTGGAGGTCCTGGGCGCTCCGGACGTGTTTGACCGGCTGGCCGGCTGCCTGGTGCAGCCGGATGTGGCCAGCGGTGCGGCGGCGATCCTGGTGGTCACCGCGCTGTTCTGGCGCTCGCGGCTGAAGTACGGACTGCGGGGATATCGCTTCGCGCTCCTGGAAGCAGGACACGCGGCGCAGAACGTCCTCCTGATGGCCGAGGCGCTGCATCTGGGAGCGGTGCCCATCGGCGGGTTCTTCGACAGCGAGGTGGAGCTACTGCTGGAGATCGACGGGGTGAATGAATCTGTCCTCTACGTCATCGCGCTTGGACGGCCGGCCCCCGCCGCCGACCGAGATGGGTAG